One region of Cottoperca gobio chromosome 19, fCotGob3.1, whole genome shotgun sequence genomic DNA includes:
- the LOC115024495 gene encoding synembryn-A-like isoform X1, giving the protein MDLDLEGIIQCIKQGDENGVETQLQEFNKEYAQCFFFDSEERNQRKKKRLEEFKKNKVRDYADSDSDCDEYDQEDRGLILRQNLAVVLVRFIRTEVKCPLLRVSLRTLRILSRDKKVLGPLVTDSALLMLAKLAGLTTGDASDDSSDPDSDFYDNIIASLAAAKMLQCHTDESEGDIGANDQNEVCLDEDAKSDTSVSNCGDQDSISFLGCNRTSINEMHRGDTHHKVLERGRRDRRESKMDGEGEEQGSESGEEAQRKEAMKVLCNVVYNSTWAQERFSALRLICGLTERLSSSASGSSPSSVHFYELRLMFLMTALRRELSTQLQKEGGVSIFTAALENCLNVQWKDQYECVLDPAAPAISVEASQRIIEILKILFNITYSSHRQEPSEDDAALYRHLVAILRLCLMKKCLITDDTDELQGHTVNLLSALPLQCLDVMLTVPLAPDSQDCQGVNMDCVHTLVLFMERRLELGEKLKEKVTPILNLLTESCRAHRETRHYIRKRILPPLRDTSQRPEEGSTVKSRLIRLMTNLDTDLKHCAADLIFVLCKENVGRFVKYTGYGNAAGLLATRGLLGGQGSRTFSSDTQYSSDSDSDTEEYRQVKDRINPVTGRVEAEQPDPMEGMTEEEKEEEAKRLFMLFNKLSRENIIQPMGVDSEGKLVPMSGLRDQSLSEEGKSGSENDAEEEEEGEKN; this is encoded by the exons ATGGACTTGGACCTGGAGGGGATTATCCAGTGCATCAAGCAGGGGGATGAAAATGGTGTTGAGACACAGCTGCAGGAGTTCAACAAAGAG TACGCCCAGTGCTTCTTCTTTGATTCAGAGGAGCGCAACCAAAGGAAA aaaaagagactAGAAGAG TTCAAGAAGAATAAAGTGAGGGATTACGCTGATTCTGACTCCGACTGTGACGAGTACGACCAGGAGGATCGAGGCCTCATCCTCAGACAG AATTTAGCTGTCGTCCTTGTGAGGTTCATAAGAACAGAAGTCAAATGTCCTCTGTTGAGAGTATCTCTACGCACCCTGAGAATCCTCTCCAGAGACAAAAAGGTCCTGGGCCCTTTGGTGACCGACAGCGCTCTCCTGATGCTGGCCAAACTAGCCGGGCTGACCACAGGCGACGCAAGCGACGACTCCAGCGACCCTGACTCTGATTTCTACGACAACATCATCGCTTCTCTCGCTGCGGCCAAAATGTTGCAGTGTCACACAGACGAGAGCGAGGGTGACATTGGAGCCAATGACCAAAACGAGGTGTGCTTGGATGAGGACGCCAAGAGTGACACCAGCGTCTCCAACTGCGGAGATCAGGACAGCATCAGCTTTCTTGGCTGCAACCGGACCAGCATCAACGAAATGCACAGGGGCGACACCCATCACAAGgtgctggagagagggaggagggaccGCAGAGAGAGCAAGATGGACGGGGAGGGTGAGGAGCAGGGCAGCGAGTCAGGAGAGGAGGCACAGAGAAAAGAGGCCATGAAGGTGTTGTGTAATGTGGTGTACAACAGCACCTGGGCGCAGGAGAGGTTCAGTGCTCTCAG GCTCATCTGTGGCCTCACAGAGCGTCTGTCCTCCAGTGCTAGCGGCTCATCTCCCTCCAGTGTTCACTTCTATGAACTGCGCCTCATGTTCCTCATGACTGCACTACGGCGAGAGCTCAGCACTCAGCTTCAAAAG GAGGGAGGGGTGTCCATCTTCACAGCAGCTCTGGAGAACTGCCTGAATGTTCAGTGGAAGGACCAGTATGAGTGTGTGCTGGACCCTGCAGCACCAGCCATCTCAGTGGAAGCCTCTCAGCGTATCATAGAGATCCTCAAAATCCTCTTCAACATCACCTACAGCAGCCACAGGCAGGAGCCAAGCGAG GATGATGCAGCTCTTTACCGACATCTGGTGGCGATCCTGCGTCTCTGCCTGATGAAGAAGTGTTTGATTACAGACGACACAGATGAACTGCAGGG tcacacagtcaacCTGCTGTCAGCGCTGCCTCTCCAGTGTCTTGATGTGATGCTGACGGTGCCTCTGGCCCCTGACTCGCAGGACTGCCAGGGGGTCAACATGGACTGTGTCCACACCCTGGTGCTGTTCATGGAGAGACGCCTGGAGTTG GGTGAGAAGCTGAAAGAGAAGGTGACACCGATCCTCAATCTGCtgacagagagctgcagggCCCACAGAGAAACACGCCATTACATCCGGAAACGT ATCCTGCCTCCTCTGAGAGACACTTCGCAAAGGCCAGAGGAAGGCTCCACAGTGAAGAGTCGTCTGATCCGTCTCATGACTAACCTGGACACAGACCTCAAACACTGCGCTGCTGACCTCATCTTTGTCCTCTGCAAGGAAAATG TGGGCCGCTTTGTCAAGTACACAGGCTACGGTAACGCAGCGGGCCTGCTGGCCACCAGGGGTCTGCTGGGAGGCCAGGGCTCCAGGACCTTCAGCTCTGACACCCAGTACTCCAGCGACTCCGACTCGGACACTGAGGAGTACCGGCAGGTCAAGGATCGCATCAACCCGGTGACGGGGCGGGTGGAGGCGGAGCAGCCGGACCCCATGGAGGgcatgacagaggaggagaaggaggaggaggccaaGAGGCTTTTCATGCTTTTCAACAAGCTGTCCAG AGAAAACATTATCCAGCCGATGGGAGTAGATTCAGAGGGGAAGCTGGTCCCAATGTCAGGACTGAGGgatcagtctctctctgaagaGGGGAAGTCTGGCTCGGAGAATgacgcagaagaagaagaagaaggagaaaagaactGA
- the LOC115024495 gene encoding synembryn-A-like isoform X2, with amino-acid sequence MDLDLEGIIQCIKQGDENGVETQLQEFNKEYAQCFFFDSEERNQRKFKKNKVRDYADSDSDCDEYDQEDRGLILRQNLAVVLVRFIRTEVKCPLLRVSLRTLRILSRDKKVLGPLVTDSALLMLAKLAGLTTGDASDDSSDPDSDFYDNIIASLAAAKMLQCHTDESEGDIGANDQNEVCLDEDAKSDTSVSNCGDQDSISFLGCNRTSINEMHRGDTHHKVLERGRRDRRESKMDGEGEEQGSESGEEAQRKEAMKVLCNVVYNSTWAQERFSALRLICGLTERLSSSASGSSPSSVHFYELRLMFLMTALRRELSTQLQKEGGVSIFTAALENCLNVQWKDQYECVLDPAAPAISVEASQRIIEILKILFNITYSSHRQEPSEDDAALYRHLVAILRLCLMKKCLITDDTDELQGHTVNLLSALPLQCLDVMLTVPLAPDSQDCQGVNMDCVHTLVLFMERRLELGEKLKEKVTPILNLLTESCRAHRETRHYIRKRILPPLRDTSQRPEEGSTVKSRLIRLMTNLDTDLKHCAADLIFVLCKENVGRFVKYTGYGNAAGLLATRGLLGGQGSRTFSSDTQYSSDSDSDTEEYRQVKDRINPVTGRVEAEQPDPMEGMTEEEKEEEAKRLFMLFNKLSRENIIQPMGVDSEGKLVPMSGLRDQSLSEEGKSGSENDAEEEEEGEKN; translated from the exons ATGGACTTGGACCTGGAGGGGATTATCCAGTGCATCAAGCAGGGGGATGAAAATGGTGTTGAGACACAGCTGCAGGAGTTCAACAAAGAG TACGCCCAGTGCTTCTTCTTTGATTCAGAGGAGCGCAACCAAAGGAAA TTCAAGAAGAATAAAGTGAGGGATTACGCTGATTCTGACTCCGACTGTGACGAGTACGACCAGGAGGATCGAGGCCTCATCCTCAGACAG AATTTAGCTGTCGTCCTTGTGAGGTTCATAAGAACAGAAGTCAAATGTCCTCTGTTGAGAGTATCTCTACGCACCCTGAGAATCCTCTCCAGAGACAAAAAGGTCCTGGGCCCTTTGGTGACCGACAGCGCTCTCCTGATGCTGGCCAAACTAGCCGGGCTGACCACAGGCGACGCAAGCGACGACTCCAGCGACCCTGACTCTGATTTCTACGACAACATCATCGCTTCTCTCGCTGCGGCCAAAATGTTGCAGTGTCACACAGACGAGAGCGAGGGTGACATTGGAGCCAATGACCAAAACGAGGTGTGCTTGGATGAGGACGCCAAGAGTGACACCAGCGTCTCCAACTGCGGAGATCAGGACAGCATCAGCTTTCTTGGCTGCAACCGGACCAGCATCAACGAAATGCACAGGGGCGACACCCATCACAAGgtgctggagagagggaggagggaccGCAGAGAGAGCAAGATGGACGGGGAGGGTGAGGAGCAGGGCAGCGAGTCAGGAGAGGAGGCACAGAGAAAAGAGGCCATGAAGGTGTTGTGTAATGTGGTGTACAACAGCACCTGGGCGCAGGAGAGGTTCAGTGCTCTCAG GCTCATCTGTGGCCTCACAGAGCGTCTGTCCTCCAGTGCTAGCGGCTCATCTCCCTCCAGTGTTCACTTCTATGAACTGCGCCTCATGTTCCTCATGACTGCACTACGGCGAGAGCTCAGCACTCAGCTTCAAAAG GAGGGAGGGGTGTCCATCTTCACAGCAGCTCTGGAGAACTGCCTGAATGTTCAGTGGAAGGACCAGTATGAGTGTGTGCTGGACCCTGCAGCACCAGCCATCTCAGTGGAAGCCTCTCAGCGTATCATAGAGATCCTCAAAATCCTCTTCAACATCACCTACAGCAGCCACAGGCAGGAGCCAAGCGAG GATGATGCAGCTCTTTACCGACATCTGGTGGCGATCCTGCGTCTCTGCCTGATGAAGAAGTGTTTGATTACAGACGACACAGATGAACTGCAGGG tcacacagtcaacCTGCTGTCAGCGCTGCCTCTCCAGTGTCTTGATGTGATGCTGACGGTGCCTCTGGCCCCTGACTCGCAGGACTGCCAGGGGGTCAACATGGACTGTGTCCACACCCTGGTGCTGTTCATGGAGAGACGCCTGGAGTTG GGTGAGAAGCTGAAAGAGAAGGTGACACCGATCCTCAATCTGCtgacagagagctgcagggCCCACAGAGAAACACGCCATTACATCCGGAAACGT ATCCTGCCTCCTCTGAGAGACACTTCGCAAAGGCCAGAGGAAGGCTCCACAGTGAAGAGTCGTCTGATCCGTCTCATGACTAACCTGGACACAGACCTCAAACACTGCGCTGCTGACCTCATCTTTGTCCTCTGCAAGGAAAATG TGGGCCGCTTTGTCAAGTACACAGGCTACGGTAACGCAGCGGGCCTGCTGGCCACCAGGGGTCTGCTGGGAGGCCAGGGCTCCAGGACCTTCAGCTCTGACACCCAGTACTCCAGCGACTCCGACTCGGACACTGAGGAGTACCGGCAGGTCAAGGATCGCATCAACCCGGTGACGGGGCGGGTGGAGGCGGAGCAGCCGGACCCCATGGAGGgcatgacagaggaggagaaggaggaggaggccaaGAGGCTTTTCATGCTTTTCAACAAGCTGTCCAG AGAAAACATTATCCAGCCGATGGGAGTAGATTCAGAGGGGAAGCTGGTCCCAATGTCAGGACTGAGGgatcagtctctctctgaagaGGGGAAGTCTGGCTCGGAGAATgacgcagaagaagaagaagaaggagaaaagaactGA
- the irf3 gene encoding interferon regulatory factor 3 has protein sequence MSHCKPLLIPWLQTQIDSGRYPGVQWTNQERTEFSIPWKHALRQDNSNTDILIFKAWAEGSGIAQGEPSVWKRNFRSALRAKGFKMLSDNKNDAANPHKVFRWPVESAPRANSAAGSQDQDEPNLFEDYPLPTQESQVASCFDDCLYIPEDTVFSDSFVNQDILKECLEGLNIGPETEGTAGFELPPEQQQLRSPAVIGGHALPGQQQYPVTFEGAVGEAGLPEQPAHPMEGAEGGACDGQFAEQFLHSVTKTSDGDNFKTQFRILVYYRGVKMSEQLVENEVGIRLVYRPELNGTVLDHESGLSLVSLPNPGVMLDQTQAKLTQQILEKMGDGLDVRVSGHVVYGQRRGETKAFWSFSKYDRSREPQEIFKVQPQPLYQFKTFVRGILDFIEGKDSPSSSLFFCLGEKWPDINNRPWERKLITVEVVLTSMEYLKNMAVVGGASSLQSVELQMSLEEIMDMH, from the exons aTGTCTCATTGTAAGCCGCTGCTCATCCCGTGGCTGCAGACGCAGATCGACAGCGGCAGGTATCCTGGTGTCCAGTGGACAAACCAGGAGCGAACAGAGTTCTCCATCCCATGGAAACATGCTTTAAGACAGGACAACTCGAACACTGACATCCTCATATTTAAG GCCTGGGCAGAGGGGAGTGGCATAGCTCAAGGAGAGCCCTCAGTCTGGAAGAGGAACTTCCGCAGCGCCCTCCGAGCCAAAGGCTTCAAAATGCTCAGTGACAACAAGAACGACGCCGCAAACCCCCATAAAGTGTTTCGCTGGCCGGTGGAGTCAGCACCTAGAG CTAACTCTGCTGCTGGATCCCAGGACCAAGATGAACCCAATTTGTTTGAAGATTATCCCCTTCCTACACAAGAA AGCCAGGTCGCGTCATGCTTTGATGACTGTCTCTATATTCCAGAAGACACTGTGTTCTCAG ATTCCTTCGTCAACCAGGATATTCTCAAGGAGTGTCTCGAGGGACTGAACATTGGCCCTGAAACAG agGGCACTGCAGGCTTTGAGCTTCCTCCTGAGCAACAGCAGCTCCGAAGcccggctgtgattggtgggCACGCGTTGCCCGGGCAACAGCAGTATCCAGTAACGTTTGAGGGTGCAGTAGGTGAAGCTGGGTTGCCTGAGCAACCGGCACATCCAATGGAGGGAGCCGAGGGAGGGGCCTGTGATGGACAATTTGCGGAGCAGTTTCTTCATTCTGTGACCAAGACCAGTGATGGAGATAATTTCA AGACTCAATTCAGGATATTAGTGTACTACAGAGGGGTGAAGATGTCCGAGCAGCTGGTTGAGAATGAAGTTGGAATCCGCTTAGTCTACAG GCCCGAACTCAACGGGACAGTTTTGGATCACGAGTCAGGCCTGTCACTGGTCTCTCTGCCAAATCCTGGCGTCATGCTGGATCAAACCCAAGCCAAGCTGACCCAACAAATCCTGGAGAAGATGGGCGACGGTTTAGACGTGAGGGTGTCAGGCCATGTGGTCTACGGCCAACGACGGGGTGAAACCAAAGCATTTTGGAGCTTCTCCAAGTATGACAGGAGCAGAGAGCCGCAAGAGATTTTTAAAGTGCAGCCTCAACCACTGTACCAGTTCAAGACCTTTGTGCGAG GAATATTGGACTTCATTGAAGGCAAAGACTCCCCTTCCAGCTCCTTGTTCTTCTGCCTCGGGGAGAAGTGGCCTGACATAAACAACAGGCCTTGGGAGAGGAAACTCATCACGGTGGAG GTGGTGCTGACTTCAATGGAGTATCTGAAGAATATGGCTGTTGTAGGCGGCGCCTCCTccctgcagtctgtggagcTGCAGATGTCCCTGGAAGAGATTATGGACATGCACTGA